A window of bacterium genomic DNA:
AGCCGGCTCTCCAGCTGGCTGTACCGCATCGCCTGGCGCGAGGGCCTGCGCCAGGCCCAGCGCGAGCAGGCCCGCGACGCCCGCGAGGCCCCCCTCGAGATCGCCGTCGAACGGCCGGATGGCGCCGAGGACCAGCTCCGCACCCTCGAACGCCGCGAGACGGCGGCCCGGGTGCGCGCGGCCCTGGCCCGGCTCCGGCCCCACGACCGCGAGATCCTGGCCCTGCGCTATCTCGAGGAGCTGCCCTTCGCCCAGGCGGCCGAACGGCTCGACATCTCGGAGACCGCGGCCAAGGTGCGCAGCCACCGCGCCCTGACCCGCCTGCGCCTCGTGCTGGAGGAGGACGACCATGAGTGAGCGCAAGAGCCTGTCCGAACTGCTCCGCGACGAGGCCGTGCACCACGCGGCCGACGCCCCGCCCGCGTCCGCCGGCGACGGCAAGTGGCGCGAGGCCCTGCTGCAGGAATTCGCCCATGGTCCCGCCCTGGGCCCGGCCACGCACCGCGCCCCGGAACGCCCGCCCCTGGCGCCCCACCACCTGGCCGTGCTGGCACCCACCGGCGTGGGCCTGT
This region includes:
- a CDS encoding sigma-70 family RNA polymerase sigma factor, with amino-acid sequence MNDAVLDAREHPDRYLPLDRRSAALFLADWEPLVRGVLLRMRVRELDAALSEVFRRALQGLPEFRGESRLSSWLYRIAWREGLRQAQREQARDAREAPLEIAVERPDGAEDQLRTLERRETAARVRAALARLRPHDREILALRYLEELPFAQAAERLDISETAAKVRSHRALTRLRLVLEEDDHE